In Bos indicus x Bos taurus breed Angus x Brahman F1 hybrid chromosome 23, Bos_hybrid_MaternalHap_v2.0, whole genome shotgun sequence, a single genomic region encodes these proteins:
- the LOC113881164 gene encoding nucleosome assembly protein 1-like 1 yields the protein MADIDNKEQSELDQDLDDVEEVEEEETGEETKIKARQQTVQMMQNPQILAALQERLDGLVETPTGYVESLPRVVKRRVNALKNPQVKCAQIEAKFYEEVHDLERKYAVLYQPLFDKRFEIINAIYEPTEEECEWKPDEEDEISEELKEKAKVEDEKKDEEKEDPKGIPEFWLTIFKNVDLLSDMVQEHDEPILKHLKDIKVKFSDAGQPMSFVLEFHFEPNEYFTNEVLTKTYRMRSEPDDSDPFSFDGPEIMGCTGCQIDWKKGKNVTLKTIKKKQKHKGRGTVRTVTKTVSNDSFFNFFAPPEVPESEDLDDDSEAILAADFEIGHFLRERIIPRSVLYFTGEAIEDDDDDNDEEGEEADEVMFTK from the coding sequence ACATCGACAACAAAGAACAGTCTGAACTTGATCAAGATTTGGATGATGTTGAAgaagtagaagaagaagaaactggtgaagaaacaaaaatcaaagcgcGTCAGCAGACTGTTCAGATGATGCAAAATCCTCAGATTCTTGCAGCCCTTCAAGAAAGACTTGATGGTCTGGTAGAAACACCAACAGGATACGTTGAAAGCTTGCCTAGGGTAGTTAAAAGACGAGTGAATGCTCTCAAAAACCCTCAAGTTAAATGTGCACAGATAGAAGCCAAATTCTATGAGGAAGTTCATGATCTTGAAAGAAAGTATGCTGTTCTTTATCAGCCTCTGTTTGATAAGCGATTTGAGATCATTAATGCCATTTATGAACCTACAGAAGAAGAGTGTGAATGGAAACCAGATGAGGAAGATGAAATTTCGGAGGAGCTAAAAGAAAAGGCCAAGGttgaagatgagaaaaaggatgaagaaaaagaagatccCAAGGGAATTCCTGAGTTTTGGTTGACCATTTTTAAGAATGTTGACTTGCTCAGTGATATGGTTCAGGAACATGATGAGCCTATTCTGAAGCACTTGAAAGATATTAAAGTGAAGTTCTCAGATGCTGGTCAGCCTATGAGTTTTGTCTTAGAATTTCACTTTGAACCCAATGAATATTTCACAAATGAAGTGTTGACAAAGACATATAGGATGAGGTCAGAACCAGATGATTCTGATCCCTTTTCTTTTGATGGACCAGAAATTATGGGTTGTACAGGGTGCCAGATAGAttggaaaaaagggaagaatgtCACTTTGAAAACGATTAAGAAGAAGCAGAAACACAAGGGACGTGGGACAGTTCGTACTGTGACCAAAACAGTTTCTAATgactctttctttaatttttttgcccCTCCTGAAGTTCCTGAGAGTGAAGATCTGGATGATGATTCTGAAGCTATCCTCGCTGCAGACTTTGAAATTGGTCACTTTTTACGTGAGCGTATAATCCCAAGATCAGTGTTATACTTTACTGGAGAAGCTATTGAAGACGATGACGATGATAATGATGAAGAAGGCGAAGAAGCGGATGAGGTAATGTTTACCAAATGA